From the genome of Geothrix sp. 21YS21S-4, one region includes:
- a CDS encoding ATP-binding protein yields the protein MYRLSLKTKLSAVISLLVLLFVAFDLLYYPPWVRRQIRSQAELSARQVAETASYALGPAMNAGRATDIRRVLQGVQHLPAFRFSAVYDSEGQPLDLSSTTPAWAGDYLPQDGLSHLYFRAGSELLVAAGPVFYEGPRGPRTGGLILGFTTEDTQRAVRETIRVSLAVGLLALGVGIGAAVFLSNRYLRPVIQLTKAAQKVAQGNLEAVSVEVYTRDEVQDLSRSFALMTDKLRVSRDEIERQNRLLEYRVQERTRQLMETIWELEEARTNLEHVVQERTKGLERTQAELRAWATTLEEKVEEKTRELREVNDDLLTSYEQLKEVDRLKDEFLANMSHELRTPLNAIIGFSGMLMQNAESRLDPEAGEDLRIIYQNGRSLLGLIDSILDLSKIEAGKMELELEGVDPVALLDEVKAMAAGLVQDRPLALSYARPDAPVRVLGDRNRLRQVFTNLVGNAVKFTEAGSVRISTEITDSLFRVFIEDTGIGMSDEELGRLFKPFQQVDGGITRRFGGTGLGLAISQRFMRLMKGRIRAASKKGEGSTFVVEMPLAPEGLA from the coding sequence ATGTACCGTCTGTCCCTCAAGACCAAGCTGAGCGCCGTCATCAGCCTCCTGGTCCTCCTGTTCGTCGCCTTCGACCTGCTGTACTACCCTCCCTGGGTCAGACGGCAGATCCGATCCCAGGCGGAACTGAGCGCGCGCCAGGTGGCCGAGACGGCCAGCTATGCCCTGGGCCCGGCCATGAACGCAGGAAGGGCCACCGATATCCGGCGGGTGCTCCAGGGCGTTCAGCACCTTCCGGCCTTCCGGTTCAGCGCCGTCTACGATTCCGAAGGCCAGCCCCTGGACCTTTCCTCCACCACGCCTGCCTGGGCGGGGGACTACCTTCCGCAGGACGGCCTCTCCCACTTGTACTTCCGGGCCGGAAGCGAGCTCCTGGTGGCGGCGGGACCGGTCTTCTACGAGGGTCCCCGGGGCCCGCGGACGGGCGGGCTGATCCTGGGGTTCACGACCGAGGACACCCAGCGGGCGGTTCGGGAGACCATCCGCGTCAGCCTGGCCGTGGGATTGCTCGCGCTGGGGGTGGGCATCGGCGCCGCCGTATTCCTGTCGAACCGCTACCTTCGCCCGGTGATCCAGTTGACCAAGGCGGCCCAGAAGGTGGCCCAGGGGAACCTGGAAGCCGTCTCGGTGGAGGTCTACACCCGGGACGAGGTGCAGGACCTGAGCCGGTCGTTCGCCCTGATGACCGACAAGCTGCGGGTCTCCCGCGATGAGATCGAGCGCCAGAACCGGCTGCTGGAATACCGCGTGCAGGAGCGCACGCGCCAGTTGATGGAGACCATCTGGGAGCTGGAGGAGGCCCGCACCAACCTGGAGCACGTGGTGCAGGAGCGCACCAAGGGATTGGAGCGGACCCAGGCCGAGCTGCGGGCCTGGGCCACGACCCTCGAGGAAAAGGTCGAAGAGAAGACCCGGGAACTGCGCGAAGTGAACGACGATCTGCTCACCAGCTACGAACAGCTGAAGGAGGTCGACCGCCTGAAGGACGAGTTCCTGGCGAACATGAGCCATGAATTGCGCACGCCCCTGAATGCGATCATCGGATTCTCGGGGATGCTGATGCAGAATGCAGAAAGCCGACTGGACCCCGAAGCCGGGGAGGATCTTCGGATCATCTACCAGAACGGGCGGTCCCTCCTGGGACTGATCGACTCCATTCTTGACCTGTCGAAGATCGAGGCGGGCAAAATGGAGCTGGAACTCGAAGGGGTGGATCCGGTGGCACTGCTCGACGAGGTGAAGGCCATGGCGGCGGGTCTCGTCCAGGACCGGCCCCTGGCCCTGTCCTACGCCCGGCCAGACGCCCCTGTGCGCGTCCTCGGCGACCGGAACCGCCTCCGCCAGGTCTTCACGAACCTGGTGGGCAACGCCGTCAAGTTCACGGAAGCGGGCTCCGTCCGAATCTCCACCGAGATCACCGACAGCCTCTTCCGCGTCTTCATCGAGGACACGGGAATCGGCATGTCCGACGAGGAGCTGGGGCGGCTGTTCAAGCCCTTCCAGCAGGTGGACGGCGGGATCACCCGGCGGTTCGGGGGCACGGGCCTGGGCTTGGCCATCAGCCAGCGGTTCATGCGCCTCATGAAGGGCCGGATCCGCGCCGCCAGCAAGAAAGGGGAGGGTAGCACGTTCGTGGTGGAGATGCCGCTGGCGCCGGAGGGCCTCGCATGA
- a CDS encoding CoA transferase subunit A, with translation MIDKRVSTALEAVKDIPDGAHLAVGGFGLCGIPEHLIAALAQTGVKDLTCYSNNAGVDGFGLGILLRNRQIRKMVSSYVGENAEFERQFLSGELEVDLVPQGTLAERMRAGGAGIPAFFTPTGAGTPVAEGKETRLFGGRECVLEAAIVADFALVKAWKADRLGNLVYRKTARNFNPAAATCGKICIAEVEEIVAVGDLDPDAIHTPGIFVHRLVLGTAYEKRIEKVVTRPGVTPSAG, from the coding sequence ATGATCGACAAGCGCGTCTCCACCGCCCTGGAAGCCGTGAAGGACATTCCGGACGGCGCCCACTTGGCCGTGGGCGGATTCGGGCTCTGCGGGATCCCCGAGCATCTGATCGCCGCCCTGGCTCAAACCGGCGTGAAGGATCTCACCTGCTATTCCAACAACGCGGGCGTGGATGGTTTCGGGCTGGGAATCCTGCTGCGGAACCGCCAGATCCGGAAGATGGTGAGCAGCTACGTGGGAGAGAACGCCGAATTCGAGCGCCAGTTCCTCAGCGGCGAGCTGGAGGTCGACCTGGTGCCCCAGGGCACGCTGGCCGAGCGGATGCGGGCGGGAGGCGCCGGCATCCCGGCCTTCTTCACCCCGACGGGCGCCGGAACGCCGGTGGCGGAAGGCAAGGAGACGCGCCTGTTCGGCGGGCGAGAGTGCGTCCTGGAAGCGGCCATCGTCGCCGACTTCGCCCTGGTGAAGGCCTGGAAGGCGGACCGCCTGGGCAACCTCGTGTACCGCAAGACCGCCCGCAATTTCAATCCCGCCGCGGCCACCTGCGGGAAGATCTGCATCGCGGAAGTGGAGGAGATCGTCGCCGTGGGCGACCTGGATCCCGATGCCATCCACACGCCCGGCATCTTCGTCCATCGTCTGGTGCTAGGCACCGCCTACGAGAAGCGAATCGAGAAAGTGGTCACCCGCCCGGGCGTCACTCCATCGGCAGGCTGA
- the gcvT gene encoding glycine cleavage system aminomethyltransferase GcvT, protein MATATDLMKTPLNAAHRALNAKMVDFGGWDMPVQYPTGIIAEHEAVRTQAGLFDVSHMGEIRVKGPGALALVEHLTPNAVSKLAIGQVHYTAFLYENGTFVDDLLVYREGEEEFLLVVNAGNVDKDFAWVQQHAPAFDCTVVNESPATGQIALQGPLAETILQPLTATPLAPIGYYFFTHGEVAGVPCLISRTGYTGEDGFELYCPAGDTERLWNAVLEAGKPQGLVPAGLGCRNTLRLECKMALYGHEIDDTIHPLEAGLGWIVKLDKGDFIGRDALVAAKTAPAPRKLVGFKTLEKRDIARDHMPVVQGGQQVGFVTSAAPSPTCGFNLGLAYVPTEAAKVGGRIQIEIRGRAVDAEIIPTPFYKRQK, encoded by the coding sequence ATGGCCACCGCCACCGATCTGATGAAGACCCCCCTGAACGCCGCGCACCGCGCCCTGAACGCCAAAATGGTGGATTTCGGGGGTTGGGACATGCCCGTTCAGTACCCGACGGGGATCATCGCCGAGCACGAGGCCGTCCGCACCCAGGCGGGGCTGTTCGACGTCAGCCACATGGGGGAGATCCGCGTGAAGGGCCCCGGCGCCCTGGCTCTGGTTGAACATCTGACGCCCAACGCCGTCTCCAAGCTCGCGATCGGCCAGGTCCACTACACGGCCTTCCTCTACGAGAACGGGACCTTCGTCGACGACCTGCTGGTCTACCGCGAGGGCGAAGAGGAATTCCTGCTGGTGGTGAACGCCGGAAACGTGGACAAGGACTTCGCCTGGGTCCAGCAGCACGCCCCCGCCTTCGACTGCACGGTGGTGAACGAGAGCCCCGCCACGGGCCAGATCGCCCTCCAGGGACCGCTCGCCGAAACCATTCTCCAGCCCCTCACCGCGACGCCCCTGGCGCCCATCGGCTACTACTTCTTCACCCACGGTGAAGTCGCGGGAGTCCCGTGCCTCATCAGCCGCACGGGCTACACCGGCGAGGACGGGTTCGAGTTGTACTGCCCCGCCGGGGACACGGAGCGCCTGTGGAATGCCGTGCTGGAGGCGGGAAAGCCCCAGGGCCTCGTTCCCGCGGGCCTCGGCTGCCGCAACACGCTCCGCCTGGAATGCAAGATGGCGCTCTACGGCCACGAGATCGACGACACCATCCATCCCCTGGAAGCGGGCCTCGGTTGGATCGTGAAACTGGACAAGGGCGACTTCATCGGCCGCGACGCCCTGGTGGCCGCCAAGACGGCGCCGGCGCCCCGGAAGCTCGTGGGCTTCAAGACCCTGGAGAAGCGCGACATCGCCCGCGACCACATGCCGGTGGTGCAGGGCGGACAGCAGGTCGGCTTCGTCACCAGCGCCGCGCCGTCGCCCACGTGCGGGTTCAACCTCGGCCTGGCCTACGTCCCCACGGAAGCGGCCAAGGTCGGCGGCCGCATCCAGATCGAGATCCGTGGCCGGGCCGTGGATGCCGAGATCATTCCCACGCCCTTCTACAAGCGGCAGAAGTAG
- the sfsA gene encoding DNA/RNA nuclease SfsA — MAVILLEKTGLVAGTLVQRYKRFLADVQLADGSVVTAHCTNTGSMRTCWEAGDRVLLERAANPDRKLEFTWLAVARGDGWLGVETGMPNRVVAEAARRDALPGLAGLRDVRTEVKYGSERSRIDVLASDADGRSVFIEVKNTTLKEGSWGLFPDAVTERGTKHLRELQAMVREGHRAAIALFVHRGDVDRFDAAREIDPLYAAELDRAAEAGVLVLPLAVRLVTSPENGDLWRLGWELTGLLPWVRRG, encoded by the coding sequence GTGGCCGTGATCCTGCTGGAGAAGACGGGCCTCGTCGCGGGAACGCTGGTCCAGCGGTACAAGCGCTTCCTGGCCGACGTGCAGCTGGCGGACGGCTCCGTCGTCACCGCCCACTGCACCAATACCGGGTCCATGCGGACCTGCTGGGAAGCGGGTGACCGCGTGCTCCTGGAGCGCGCCGCCAACCCCGATCGGAAACTGGAGTTCACGTGGCTCGCCGTGGCCCGGGGCGACGGCTGGTTGGGCGTGGAGACGGGGATGCCCAACCGCGTGGTGGCCGAGGCCGCCCGGCGCGACGCGCTGCCGGGATTGGCGGGCCTCCGCGACGTCCGGACGGAAGTGAAATACGGGTCGGAGAGGAGCCGGATCGACGTGCTCGCGTCGGATGCGGACGGGCGGAGCGTATTCATCGAAGTGAAGAACACCACCCTGAAGGAAGGTTCCTGGGGCCTCTTTCCCGATGCCGTCACCGAGCGCGGCACCAAGCATCTGCGGGAGCTCCAGGCCATGGTCCGGGAGGGCCATCGCGCCGCCATCGCCCTCTTCGTCCACCGCGGCGACGTGGACCGCTTCGACGCCGCCCGGGAGATCGATCCGCTCTACGCGGCGGAACTGGATCGCGCGGCGGAGGCGGGCGTGCTCGTCCTTCCCCTCGCTGTGCGTCTGGTCACAAGCCCCGAAAACGGCGATCTGTGGCGCCTCGGCTGGGAATTGACGGGCCTTCTGCCGTGGGTGAGGCGGGGCTAG
- a CDS encoding response regulator, whose translation MSGPRILCIEDNAMNWRLVQRLLSEAGYEMHWADDGLKGCEVAAQLKPALILLDINLPGLSGFEVATKLRQNRDLDATLIIALTAKTMRSDRETALVTGCDGFISKPIDPFLFVSQVEAYLGGHRDRLEHGREGEALRQFTQKVVEHLETQLREAQEGNRKLLEAQSALELRSYHLSRLLALSKEIIPLREEEEILSRVLGRLREDQGLDHLSLYRLHPSGTYLHGLAWKDAAFGETTVLPGAHPLPVRAGALPLTGVLLDADLRQTAMWEQGIDLGLWDPRNQALFLPLRSRSHEAGLWGFLAADRGGKPFQPFEAELVALHAGLLQVSLENADLIAHLDETSLALGTSYEGLESAHEALKEAQRALGAKDRKAALGDLFLRMAQRLQLPVTTLKAESQAMSALIDRTEGGGEFHVECRRAMDQISRATTQVESLFRALLRRAGQGETSTPEWIHLHELLRQEVELSRAESSGPAGLAVHLNFQASRDLLYGVYTDFSEALKYLLAHARGGEPGPIRIRTWGGNRHFRLEVEDEGGPIRQEDMEQAFEPFSTLRGVEPGPGRRPGKGLPHCVQLMTAYGGTVVLESSEGGTRVRISLPME comes from the coding sequence ATGAGCGGCCCGCGGATCCTGTGCATCGAGGACAACGCCATGAACTGGCGGCTGGTCCAGCGCCTCCTTTCCGAAGCAGGCTACGAGATGCACTGGGCCGACGATGGGCTGAAGGGCTGCGAGGTCGCCGCCCAACTCAAGCCGGCCCTGATCCTGCTCGACATCAACCTGCCGGGGCTCTCGGGCTTCGAGGTGGCCACCAAGCTGCGCCAGAATCGCGACCTCGACGCCACCCTCATCATCGCCCTCACGGCCAAGACCATGCGGAGCGACCGGGAGACGGCGCTGGTGACGGGCTGCGACGGGTTCATCTCCAAGCCCATCGATCCCTTCCTGTTCGTCAGCCAGGTGGAAGCCTATCTGGGCGGGCACCGCGATCGGCTGGAGCACGGACGGGAAGGCGAGGCCCTCCGCCAGTTCACCCAGAAAGTGGTGGAGCACCTGGAAACCCAGTTGCGAGAGGCCCAGGAGGGCAACCGGAAGCTGCTGGAGGCCCAGAGCGCCCTGGAGCTGCGCAGCTACCACCTGTCCAGGCTGCTCGCCCTCAGCAAGGAGATCATCCCCCTGCGGGAGGAAGAGGAGATCCTGTCCCGCGTCCTGGGCCGGCTGCGGGAGGACCAGGGGCTCGATCACCTCAGCCTCTATCGGCTCCACCCCAGCGGGACCTACCTGCACGGCCTCGCGTGGAAGGACGCGGCGTTTGGCGAGACGACCGTCCTGCCCGGCGCCCATCCGCTCCCGGTCCGGGCGGGAGCCCTCCCCCTGACCGGCGTCCTGCTCGACGCGGATCTGCGCCAGACCGCCATGTGGGAGCAGGGCATCGACCTGGGGCTGTGGGATCCGCGGAACCAGGCGCTCTTCCTTCCCCTCCGCAGCCGCTCCCACGAGGCGGGGCTGTGGGGTTTTCTCGCCGCCGACCGAGGAGGGAAGCCGTTCCAGCCCTTCGAGGCGGAACTGGTCGCCCTTCACGCGGGGCTCCTCCAGGTCAGCCTGGAGAACGCCGACCTGATCGCCCACCTAGACGAGACCAGCCTGGCCCTCGGCACCAGTTACGAAGGGCTGGAATCCGCCCACGAAGCCCTCAAGGAGGCCCAGCGCGCCCTCGGAGCCAAGGACCGCAAGGCCGCCCTGGGCGACCTGTTCCTGCGGATGGCCCAGCGCCTCCAACTGCCCGTGACCACCCTCAAGGCCGAGAGCCAGGCGATGTCGGCCCTCATCGACCGGACGGAGGGGGGCGGGGAATTCCATGTGGAGTGCCGGCGCGCCATGGATCAGATCAGCCGGGCCACCACCCAGGTGGAGAGCCTGTTCCGCGCCCTCCTCCGCCGGGCGGGGCAGGGGGAGACCAGCACGCCCGAATGGATCCACCTTCACGAACTGCTCCGCCAGGAGGTGGAGCTTTCCCGCGCGGAAAGCAGCGGCCCCGCGGGGCTGGCCGTGCATTTGAACTTCCAGGCCTCCCGTGACCTGCTGTACGGGGTGTACACGGATTTTTCGGAAGCGCTGAAGTACCTCCTCGCCCATGCCCGGGGTGGGGAACCCGGGCCCATCCGGATCCGCACCTGGGGCGGGAACCGGCACTTCCGGCTGGAAGTGGAGGACGAAGGCGGTCCCATCCGCCAGGAGGACATGGAGCAGGCGTTCGAGCCCTTTTCCACCCTGCGCGGCGTGGAACCGGGCCCCGGCCGCCGTCCCGGCAAGGGCCTGCCCCACTGCGTGCAGCTGATGACCGCCTACGGAGGCACCGTCGTTCTGGAATCTTCGGAAGGCGGGACCCGCGTGCGGATCAGCCTGCCGATGGAGTGA
- a CDS encoding HAD family hydrolase, whose product MSPSSMKPAVFLDRDGTLNEEVDYLCDPERLVLIPGAAAAVARLNARGIPVVVVTNQSGIGRGKYGWQEFAAVMSRMESLLALERARIDAVYASAHHEKGQGEYAVADHPDRKPNPGMLRRAAEEHGLDLGRSWMVGDKALDLEAGHRAGCRSALVRTGYGAGVDGSSADLVAADLAEAVDRILEQWP is encoded by the coding sequence GTGAGCCCGAGTTCCATGAAGCCGGCGGTTTTTCTGGATCGGGACGGGACCCTCAACGAGGAGGTGGACTACCTCTGCGATCCCGAGCGGCTGGTGCTGATTCCCGGCGCCGCCGCCGCCGTGGCCCGGCTGAACGCCCGGGGCATCCCCGTGGTGGTGGTGACGAACCAGAGCGGGATCGGCCGCGGAAAGTACGGCTGGCAGGAGTTCGCCGCCGTGATGAGCCGGATGGAGTCCCTGCTGGCCTTGGAGCGCGCGCGGATCGACGCCGTCTACGCCTCCGCCCACCACGAGAAGGGGCAGGGGGAGTACGCCGTGGCGGACCATCCCGATCGCAAGCCCAATCCCGGAATGCTGCGCCGCGCCGCGGAAGAGCACGGCCTGGATCTGGGCCGGTCGTGGATGGTGGGCGACAAGGCCCTCGACCTGGAGGCGGGCCACCGGGCGGGGTGTCGATCGGCGCTCGTCCGCACCGGCTACGGTGCCGGTGTGGACGGCTCTTCCGCGGATCTCGTCGCCGCCGATCTCGCCGAAGCGGTGGACCGCATCCTGGAGCAGTGGCCGTGA
- a CDS encoding TolB family protein yields the protein MLRAILAPLCFLSLAATAQPASENPLHEPRETHLRNVKKLTGTGSNAEAYWSNDGKRIVFQSTRDGYPCDQLYTMNADGSAQMRVSTGKGRVTCGWFLPGDRKILYASTHWAGPECPEAPPFTPGKYRWPVFSGYDLTIANADGSDPKPFLPSPGYDAEATVSPNGKWVVFTSERGGDVDLWRADLDGSHLLRLTDGVGYDGGGVFSPDSSLIAWRTNYPKGEAATAAYRELLKQHLVEPMEMDIWVMKADGSGKRQVTKLPGAAFAPIFTPDGKGLVFASNHHDQEGKGRTFDLFRVGLDGKGLERLTWTGLFNSFPHFSPDGKKLLWVSGRAPRGPRLFDVCVAEWLP from the coding sequence ATGCTCCGCGCGATCCTCGCTCCCCTCTGCTTCTTGTCGCTGGCGGCCACGGCCCAGCCCGCGTCCGAGAATCCGCTCCACGAGCCGCGCGAGACCCACCTCCGGAACGTCAAGAAGCTCACGGGCACCGGCTCGAACGCGGAGGCCTACTGGTCGAACGACGGGAAGCGGATCGTCTTCCAGAGCACCCGCGACGGCTATCCCTGCGACCAGCTCTACACCATGAACGCCGACGGCTCGGCCCAGATGCGCGTCAGCACCGGCAAGGGCCGCGTGACCTGCGGCTGGTTCCTGCCCGGCGACCGCAAGATCCTGTACGCCAGCACCCACTGGGCGGGCCCGGAGTGCCCCGAGGCGCCCCCGTTCACCCCCGGGAAATACCGCTGGCCGGTGTTTTCCGGCTACGACCTCACCATCGCCAACGCCGACGGCAGCGATCCGAAGCCGTTCCTGCCTTCGCCGGGCTACGACGCCGAGGCCACCGTCTCCCCCAACGGGAAGTGGGTGGTGTTCACCAGCGAGCGGGGCGGGGACGTCGACCTGTGGCGGGCGGATCTCGATGGCAGCCACCTCCTCCGCCTCACGGACGGCGTGGGCTATGACGGTGGCGGCGTGTTCAGTCCCGATTCCAGCCTCATCGCGTGGCGGACCAACTACCCCAAGGGCGAGGCCGCCACCGCCGCCTACCGGGAGCTGCTGAAGCAGCACCTCGTCGAGCCCATGGAGATGGACATCTGGGTGATGAAGGCCGACGGCAGCGGCAAGCGGCAGGTGACGAAGCTCCCCGGCGCGGCCTTCGCGCCCATCTTCACGCCGGACGGCAAGGGCCTCGTCTTTGCCAGTAACCACCACGATCAGGAAGGGAAGGGGCGGACCTTCGACCTCTTCCGCGTGGGCCTGGACGGCAAGGGACTGGAGCGGCTCACCTGGACGGGCCTGTTCAACTCCTTCCCCCACTTCAGCCCCGACGGAAAGAAGCTTCTGTGGGTCAGCGGTCGGGCGCCTCGGGGACCGCGCCTGTTCGACGTGTGCGTCGCGGAGTGGCTGCCGTGA
- the gcvH gene encoding glycine cleavage system protein GcvH has product MFPADLKYTKDHEWVKPASDGTALVGITQYAQEALGDVVFVDLPEVGAAFERGEEFGTVESVKTVSELNMPTAGAVVDVNADLADHPEAVNEDPYGKGWMVKIKLSGELAGDLLDAAAYEALVGAESH; this is encoded by the coding sequence ATGTTTCCCGCCGACCTGAAGTACACCAAGGACCACGAGTGGGTGAAGCCCGCGAGCGACGGCACGGCGCTGGTGGGCATCACGCAGTACGCGCAGGAAGCGCTGGGCGACGTGGTGTTCGTGGATCTGCCCGAAGTGGGCGCGGCCTTCGAGCGCGGCGAGGAATTCGGGACGGTGGAATCCGTCAAGACCGTGTCGGAGCTGAACATGCCCACCGCCGGCGCCGTGGTGGACGTGAACGCCGACTTGGCGGACCATCCGGAAGCCGTGAACGAGGATCCCTACGGCAAGGGCTGGATGGTGAAGATCAAGCTGTCGGGGGAACTGGCCGGCGACCTGCTGGACGCCGCCGCCTACGAGGCGCTGGTGGGCGCGGAAAGCCACTAG